In Nitrospira sp., the following are encoded in one genomic region:
- a CDS encoding HlyD family type I secretion periplasmic adaptor subunit, with protein MEFLPAVLEIQQVPPSPIGRALVWTILAVFTTAGLWAVFGWIDIVATAQGKIIPSGYSKIIQPYEAAVIASIHVQDGQAVKRGEVLIELDSTLNRADYDRAFNEYLAAKVDAARLRALIKEQVTFEAPLGADGAYVGLQQQLLRDQLAEYHAKVAASRHLVDQRLAVIEQTRENILRLEATVPMEVERAEVYKRLLEHEAVSKMDFLQAEEQRIDKVQELAGQKKKLQQDQAALAEAETQHGAMISEFQQTKKAELSVLETKAASLAQEVTKASQKTGLQRLTSPIDGVVQQVAVHTIGGVVTPAQQLLIVVPQDHPVEVEAQVKNMDVGFVREGQPVEIKVETFQFTLYGTIRGHVLTVSNDAAPVEKVGLLYPTRVTMDRSTIQVEGKQVNLSPGMAVTVEIKTGQRRIIEYLLSPLLKSVKESLRER; from the coding sequence ATGGAATTTCTACCGGCCGTGTTGGAAATCCAGCAGGTTCCCCCGTCCCCGATCGGTCGAGCGCTCGTCTGGACGATACTGGCTGTCTTCACTACGGCGGGGTTGTGGGCCGTCTTCGGGTGGATCGATATTGTGGCTACCGCGCAAGGCAAGATCATCCCCAGCGGCTACTCGAAAATCATTCAGCCGTACGAAGCAGCGGTCATTGCATCGATCCATGTGCAGGATGGACAGGCAGTGAAGCGGGGCGAGGTGTTGATCGAGCTTGATTCGACCCTTAACCGTGCCGACTATGACCGGGCGTTCAACGAATACCTCGCGGCGAAGGTGGATGCGGCCAGATTGCGGGCTCTGATCAAGGAGCAGGTCACTTTCGAGGCACCTCTCGGTGCAGATGGAGCCTACGTCGGACTGCAACAGCAGTTGCTAAGGGACCAGCTGGCCGAATACCACGCCAAGGTTGCAGCCTCCCGGCATCTTGTGGATCAGCGCCTCGCAGTGATCGAGCAAACGAGAGAAAATATTCTCCGTTTGGAAGCCACCGTACCCATGGAGGTTGAACGAGCCGAGGTCTATAAAAGGCTGCTCGAACACGAGGCAGTGAGCAAGATGGACTTTCTACAGGCAGAAGAGCAACGGATCGACAAGGTGCAGGAACTCGCCGGCCAAAAGAAGAAACTCCAACAAGATCAGGCCGCGCTCGCCGAGGCGGAAACGCAACATGGGGCTATGATCTCGGAATTTCAGCAGACGAAAAAGGCAGAACTGTCGGTTCTCGAAACCAAAGCGGCCTCTCTCGCGCAAGAGGTCACGAAGGCTAGTCAAAAGACTGGTTTGCAGCGACTGACCTCGCCGATCGACGGCGTCGTGCAGCAGGTAGCCGTGCATACCATCGGTGGCGTCGTCACTCCGGCGCAGCAGTTGCTCATTGTCGTACCTCAAGACCATCCGGTCGAAGTGGAGGCGCAGGTCAAAAATATGGATGTGGGATTTGTGCGGGAGGGACAGCCGGTTGAGATCAAGGTCGAAACATTTCAATTCACCTTGTATGGCACGATCCGCGGTCACGTGCTGACGGTTTCCAACGATGCGGCTCCCGTCGAAAAAGTCGGGCTGCTGTACCCAACGAGAGTCACCATGGATCGGTCGACAATCCAAGTGGAAGGTAAACAGGTCAATCTTTCGCCCGGTATGGCGGTGACAGTTGAAATCAAGACCGGTCAGCGCCGCATCATTGAATATCTACTGAGTCCCTTGCTGAAATCCGTGAAAGAAAGTCTGAGGGAGCGGTAA
- the malQ gene encoding 4-alpha-glucanotransferase produces MRSFQHSAAPLANILAEFIQKASELHYLDLTKPFTHTRGMYDQSEGDLLRMLAERAGIAADYYDIAGTHHVTTDETRRAILAAMNLRAGNREELIEELETWDNRWWLRGCEPVHVLRLGRDAGAWSWYGPCESPDESAFQVRWSLCEGNGGTLFDRTEGPGLRVEETRTIQGRRFVRVSLPFQQDLPLGYYTVKAYSKGGGTNAESTFRLIVAPERCYIPDELNQGVRWWGIALQLYSLRSHHNWGVGDFRDLGAVIEWAGKHLGAAVIGLNPLHALKNTKPYHISPYSPTSRLFLNDLYLDVIQVSECWTSPDVQRFLADPAFRSRIEAARRCEFVDYDEVRSTKRQVLDLCYRTFLRDNFEGVEPDLTPKTDRGRGFHRFTEQEGESLAHYALFQALEEERQSSQSAPVVWADWPEPYRTRKSDALEEFRRRQMSRVRFFQYLQWLAVEQLLEAVRKTHEAGMPIGLYHDFALGSDRYGADGWLHQEVLAFKADCGAPPDAFAPEGQNWGFSPLDPLRLRTSGYRYFIELLRNNLRYGGAIRIDHVMALFRLFWIPRGLPPSLGTYVHYQDDELLAILALESVRAKTVVIGEDLGTVPDWVRERLVAAGVLSYRVLYFERDHGGRWKPPAHYPAQSLAVVTTHDLPTLRGYWEGVDIETRSALSLFPSENAEKEMWAERHREKAGILVAVKSEGLLPSGVSEDPTQVPIMTTELMEAIHQYLARTPAWIVLANIDDVIGTRCQANLPGTLDQHPNWCRKLSLTVEDLIEDSRFERLASLLRLTRPLV; encoded by the coding sequence ATGCGGTCTTTCCAGCACTCTGCTGCTCCTCTCGCCAACATCCTGGCCGAATTCATCCAAAAAGCCTCGGAATTACATTACCTTGACTTGACCAAGCCATTCACTCACACTCGCGGTATGTACGACCAATCTGAAGGTGACTTGTTACGCATGTTGGCGGAGCGAGCAGGAATTGCCGCCGATTACTATGACATCGCTGGAACGCACCATGTGACGACGGACGAAACGCGACGGGCCATCTTGGCTGCCATGAATCTGCGGGCTGGGAATCGGGAAGAACTCATTGAGGAACTCGAGACGTGGGATAATCGTTGGTGGCTGCGAGGCTGTGAACCAGTCCATGTGCTTCGATTAGGACGGGACGCAGGTGCCTGGTCCTGGTATGGGCCTTGTGAGAGCCCGGACGAGTCGGCTTTTCAGGTTCGGTGGTCACTGTGTGAGGGAAACGGAGGCACTCTATTTGACAGAACGGAGGGGCCTGGGCTCAGAGTCGAAGAGACTCGCACGATTCAGGGACGTAGGTTTGTTCGCGTCTCGCTACCGTTTCAACAAGACCTGCCGCTTGGCTATTACACAGTCAAAGCCTATTCGAAGGGAGGCGGCACGAATGCGGAATCCACGTTCCGCCTCATCGTCGCGCCGGAGCGCTGTTACATTCCTGATGAACTAAACCAGGGTGTTCGATGGTGGGGCATTGCCTTACAGCTTTATTCATTGCGGAGCCATCACAATTGGGGAGTCGGCGATTTTCGAGATCTGGGTGCTGTCATCGAATGGGCTGGAAAACATCTGGGGGCTGCGGTGATCGGGCTGAACCCGCTCCATGCTCTAAAGAATACCAAGCCCTATCATATTAGTCCCTATTCACCTACCAGCCGGCTGTTTTTGAACGACTTGTATCTCGATGTCATCCAGGTTTCAGAGTGCTGGACGAGTCCTGATGTACAACGGTTCCTTGCCGACCCCGCATTTCGCTCCCGGATTGAAGCGGCTCGGCGATGCGAGTTCGTGGATTACGACGAGGTGAGGTCGACGAAACGCCAGGTCCTCGATCTCTGTTATCGGACATTTCTGCGGGACAACTTCGAAGGTGTCGAACCCGACTTGACACCAAAGACCGATCGGGGAAGAGGCTTTCATCGCTTTACGGAGCAGGAAGGGGAGTCTTTGGCGCACTATGCGCTGTTTCAGGCCCTTGAGGAAGAACGGCAATCCTCGCAATCAGCTCCGGTCGTCTGGGCCGATTGGCCGGAGCCCTACCGAACTCGAAAGTCGGACGCCCTGGAAGAGTTTCGCCGTCGACAGATGTCTCGGGTACGATTCTTTCAATATCTGCAATGGCTGGCCGTCGAACAGTTGCTTGAGGCCGTGAGGAAAACACATGAAGCTGGTATGCCGATCGGCTTGTACCATGACTTTGCTCTGGGAAGCGATCGCTACGGCGCCGATGGGTGGCTGCATCAGGAAGTTCTGGCGTTCAAGGCTGACTGTGGTGCACCCCCCGACGCCTTTGCCCCCGAAGGACAGAATTGGGGATTTTCTCCGCTCGATCCATTGCGTCTGCGCACGAGCGGTTACCGGTACTTTATCGAATTGCTCCGCAATAATCTTCGCTACGGCGGTGCCATACGGATTGATCATGTCATGGCGCTTTTCCGACTGTTTTGGATCCCTCGTGGTCTCCCGCCCTCGCTGGGGACGTACGTCCATTACCAGGATGACGAACTGTTGGCCATCTTGGCGTTGGAAAGCGTACGAGCGAAGACAGTAGTAATAGGCGAGGATCTGGGGACCGTTCCCGATTGGGTGCGTGAGCGACTTGTCGCGGCTGGCGTCTTATCATACCGAGTCTTGTATTTTGAGCGAGACCATGGGGGAAGGTGGAAGCCTCCGGCTCATTATCCAGCTCAATCCCTTGCCGTCGTGACCACCCACGATCTTCCGACGCTGCGCGGGTATTGGGAAGGCGTGGATATCGAAACGCGATCCGCACTGAGTCTTTTCCCTTCGGAGAATGCTGAAAAGGAGATGTGGGCGGAACGGCATCGAGAAAAAGCAGGGATTCTCGTTGCAGTGAAGTCGGAGGGACTCCTGCCCTCAGGAGTATCTGAGGATCCGACTCAGGTACCGATCATGACGACTGAGTTGATGGAGGCGATTCATCAGTATCTGGCCCGTACCCCCGCCTGGATTGTCTTGGCCAACATCGATGATGTCATCGGCACCCGATGCCAGGCCAATCTACCAGGAACATTGGACCAGCACCCGAATTGGTGCCGGAAGTTGAGTCTGACGGTGGAGGACTTGATCGAGGACTCACGATTTGAACGACTCGCGTCTCTGTTGCGTTTGACCCGCCCGCTTGTGTAA
- a CDS encoding ATP-binding protein produces MTVMTHRDRLVLAIATACFLIILVIEEFAPVNVVGAYGYVLPILLVTTLRNRTIMLIMVLACVVATYLGLLQPTKPGRFQAAVINRSVVVGVLLLVAYLGVSWEGRKGREEAARSALARETENLLKANTQLIQAKDQLNRSERLAAVGQLVASVAHEVGTPLHSIAWHVQALAEEPGATPGMRKRVAIIDDQLARVVRIIQDLLSSTRPRQPEPQWLPVEEVVSPSAVLMEPAFHEKGIALTVEIPKDLPLVWADKEKIHQVLVNVLTNALAATTAQGKVTIMVGNREASSAELDRGRLVAEDMSPLVITIEVRDTGCGMPEGDVQKAFEPFFTTKAIGKGTGLGLFLSRESAMAHGGSLSMTSEIGRGTTVTMTLPAMRSEPIHTREEA; encoded by the coding sequence ATGACTGTCATGACACATCGTGACCGCCTCGTGCTTGCCATTGCGACTGCCTGCTTTCTCATCATCTTAGTGATTGAAGAATTCGCCCCGGTCAACGTCGTCGGCGCCTATGGGTACGTGTTACCCATCTTGTTGGTGACCACCCTTCGAAATAGAACCATCATGTTGATTATGGTGCTGGCCTGTGTTGTTGCCACCTATTTAGGTCTACTCCAACCGACGAAGCCCGGCCGATTTCAGGCCGCGGTCATCAATAGGAGCGTCGTCGTCGGCGTCTTGCTATTGGTGGCTTACCTGGGAGTGAGCTGGGAAGGACGAAAGGGGCGAGAGGAGGCGGCGAGGTCGGCGTTAGCCCGAGAAACCGAGAATCTGCTCAAAGCCAACACGCAACTGATCCAGGCGAAAGATCAGCTGAACCGGTCGGAGCGATTGGCTGCGGTGGGACAGCTCGTGGCGTCTGTGGCACATGAGGTGGGCACGCCGCTTCATTCGATCGCATGGCATGTTCAGGCTCTGGCCGAGGAGCCTGGTGCAACGCCGGGAATGAGAAAGCGGGTGGCCATCATCGATGACCAGCTCGCGCGAGTGGTTCGAATCATTCAGGATTTATTGTCTTCTACCAGGCCGCGCCAGCCTGAGCCACAATGGCTTCCTGTGGAAGAAGTAGTCAGCCCCTCGGCGGTCCTGATGGAACCGGCGTTCCATGAGAAGGGGATCGCTCTGACGGTCGAGATTCCAAAGGACCTTCCGCTGGTTTGGGCGGACAAGGAAAAGATCCATCAGGTATTGGTGAATGTCCTGACCAATGCGCTCGCCGCAACCACCGCACAGGGCAAAGTGACCATCATGGTAGGTAATCGTGAGGCGTCGTCAGCCGAGTTGGACCGCGGTCGGCTGGTCGCAGAGGACATGTCGCCGTTAGTGATTACAATCGAGGTGCGAGACACAGGATGCGGCATGCCGGAGGGAGACGTACAGAAAGCCTTTGAACCATTTTTTACGACCAAGGCGATTGGCAAGGGAACGGGCTTGGGGCTATTCTTGAGCCGCGAATCGGCGATGGCTCATGGCGGCAGCCTGTCGATGACGAGTGAAATCGGACGTGGTACGACCGTAACGATGACCTTACCGGCAATGCGAAGTGAACCTATTCATACGAGGGAGGAGGCGTAA